GGGGAGTCCTTACTGCACATGACCATCAGGGTAAGGACGAAATAAGGCAACCTGTAAAGGAAAACATTAAACAATGTCAACGGGTCCTCACCCATCAAGACCAGTCCATGACGTGGCTCCCATTAGTCCTTTATTTTTTAGAAAAGGAAGGCATTTAGAGAAGGACGTCCAGGTCCTCCTCGCTGCTAGAGCTACTGAAGCTCATTAGAGGGCGCTCTTGCCTCTAGTAGCTTAATTTTGCAGTAGTTGtggtgcgccactgccctctTGTGGTGTCTTATGGAATTGGCCGAGCAGTCAGCCTGGTGAATGCAGCTGTGACATGCTGTAAACCGGGATCCCTAGCCAGTGCAGAGGTGGTTAATATCTCCGGCTGAAGGGGTTCTGGTAGGAAAACTGGGGGTGCCTGGGGCAGCTTCCAGGGCAGTACGTACTGTTGCACCCTGGGGTTGAAGGTTAGAACTGAATTATTGATCTGGCCCACCCGTAGTGTTGGTGGTGCGGCCAGGTCAGGGATGAGGGGTTAAGGTTCTGGCTGAGGCTGTTCTTTGAACCGCAACCTGCCGTCTCTTGTAAACAGCGGACTctccctgcagagcctgggtcATCCTGCTAGGTCTCTGGGGTAACTGCAGGGGACAAAGGTTTGGCCATCAGGGTCACACCGGCAGCAAACGGGCCTTGGATGGAGCGCATAGGGGTATACTCCACTTGATCCCCTGCGTACAGGTTGTGACGGGCCTGTGGTAAGTAGGTGGCGCTTGACAGACCGACGGCCCACAAATATTTCTTTCCCACTGTAACTGTCTTGCAAGAATCCAACTCCTCTCTCCACTGCGAACCAGAGTGCGGTCCCAGTGCGCCTGATGAGCTTTGGGTCACCGGGCCGGGGGTCATTTAAAACCTGTTTGACCCATTCTGGGCGTGAGCAGTGATTTCAATGGGACTTTAGGATTTAGGCGTCCCGCTCTGGAGGTGTTGGttctgggcggcggagtggaaatTCCGGTCGCCTCCGCTGCACCAGCATGTGTGGGTGGCGGAGTTGACTTGGGCCCACCCGGGAGCGTGACTGCTCCTACCTAATGTCGCGGCCGGGCAgccggttccggtgcctcctggtgGTCATCTGGGGCTTCAGGTGCCTTCAGCGGTGCAGGTTGGTCCACAGCCTGGGCGACTTGGTCGGCAGCGTCGTCCGCGGGAGCAGGCTTGTcggcggcggccatcttgggagaCGTCTGGTCCATGCGCTCGGCCGTCGtggagggatccacagcctcgAGGGTCTGGACTGCAGTCGCGATGTCATCTTCCGTGGGAGCAGGTTCAGAAACGGCGGCCATCTTGACTTGGTGATCGGCGGCTGTCTCTCCACTAGTCGCGGCATGCGCAGACTCCGGGGACATCCCGAACGTGCAGGGGCCAGCTCTCTTCAGAAGCTGGGAGACCCGGATCTCTGGTAAGGTAACCTCGTAAACTAGCTCTCCTTGTATCGCCATTTGGTCCCAATTAGGTGATGGGAGCGCCATGTTTCCTGCGTCTCCTCTCTCACTCAGGACAGGGaatgagggtggagcccagagtCAGGAGTCTTCACTCGCTTGGCTCacattgcaaagttcttggtgggcaggcttgaGAGTTCCCGCTTCAAGGGGGGCGTATTCAGCATTTTTGCGCTCCTGAGAGGGCGTTCTTGAGTTTTCCCGCTTCTGAAGGGCATGAAGAAGCGGCGCCATTACACAAATATGGTGAATTAACCCTTGGAGTGCTGGTGCGCACTGTGTAGCGCTTTCTTGCACAGAAATAAAGGCAGCAAagtcaattttcagggttttGGGACAATCCTCAGGCCTTGTAGTAGCAGTGTTAAACATGCAATTTGATCCTGTTAGGCACACAATTTGGTTTGAATCCTGTTCCAGTGACGCCACTTTTGCAATGAGCTGGaccggggtatgcactctgacgccaaattatgcaatggctgggtcaggtgtaggtgatagtctatagttttgtttgtgacgccaattggaacgtgcgcagggtactgtcacagggccctctaaggtgttgtaactcacgccccagtttaggaatgccagagtggtgtaatgtctctgtatggcagtagtaattgtgtcaacggtgtctcctacatgggtacggctggactcctggatcctggctcacttgcaataaattgagcgtagtgctagtaggagtaataggaatttgcagcagaaattgagatccagacctttggtaaagttcacatttttctttactgagggtaactttcatccaagcaagatacagctttagtcttaggtccaagcaggtattggcaatggttggcagggatttatcttctgctctatcaacctggagcttgcaggaaaggacgtctgctttgttagctctatactgtggcaggaatttggcttctgcactctctatcttctgctgtatggggactgactagctgaggaggaatatggcttctcctgggtctctggtctTACAATTAACTTCTCGGGGAATGCTGTTgtcctggaactggaggttgtctgcttgcttgtcatccagccgaggctgcagggctcaggctggggatttgatgtatgtctcagccgagacaagatcctggttttCTCCTCTATCtctgggagctcctaacatgcacaccctacccctagcagggggtgggctacactcctctaacttccttctctccccatgctgcaggatatgggcacagcccactctgctcacagccTAGATGTACTAAAATGTgtccttgctaacacattgctgccacctgctggtaaacatggaaattacagcaatatttaGATTTAACAAGGTttataatgcacagttgtgaggatatAATGTTAAATTACATGAGCTGACAAGGTAAATGCttttaacagattgtagcggggtaacagagtttagtaacacaactctggggtgttacagatagACGACCCCGACCCATGAGTTTTATGACATATTTTATCAATctcatctcttatatatataaaaattgatttctgtttgtttttctgttgtctgtctgttctttatgcacggccaaacgactggaccgatctgcaCCACAttcggctctctaggacgtactatTCTTCAGTTATTCCCCAAAAAGCAAGTATGGAACCATCACATGACCTGTATTGGCCAGTAGAAGCTCACAGATCCTTCACTTTAAACCTCACAGACATACGCACAGTCTTACGctatttttccattaaaaaaaacacctttctcttcattattaaaggggcactgtggatgtcactgttatggaggacgctgtggatgtcactgttatagaggcactgtggatgtcactgttatggaggacgctgtggatgtcactgttatagaggcactgtggaggtcactgttatggaggacgctgtggatgtcactgttatagaggcactgtggaggtctctgttatagaggcactgtggaggtcactgttacagaggcactgtggaggtcactgttatagaggcactgtggaggtcactgttatagaggcactgtggaggtcactgttatagaggcactgtggaggtcactgttatagaggcactgtggaggtcactgttatagaggcactgtggaggtcactgttatagaggcaccgtggaggtcactgttatagaggcaccgtggaggtcactgttatagaggcactgtggaggtcactgttatggggacgctgtggatgtcactgttatggggacgctgtggatgtcactgttatggggacgctgtggatgtcactgttatggggacgctgtggatgtcactgttatggggacgctgtggaggtcactgttatagaggcactgtggaggtcactgttatagaggcactgtggaggtcactgttatagaggcactgtggatgtcactgttatagagacactgtggatgtcactgttatagagcactgtggatgtcactgttatagaggcactgtggatgtcactgttatagaggcactgtggatgtcactgttatagaggcactgtggaggtcactgttatagaggcactgtggaggtcactgttatagaggcactgtggatgtcactgttatggagggcacgctgtggaggtcactgttatggagggcactgtggatgtcactgttatagagacactgtggatgtcactgttatagaggacactgtggatgtcactgttatagaggcactgtggatgtcactgttatagaggcactgtggatgtcactgttatagaggcactgtggatgtcactgttatagaggcactgtggaggtcactgttatggaggcccgAGAAAGCGTGTTtcacgcgaaacggccgtcgcctcaTGGTGCCTGTGTGGCGTCCTGCGCCCATACCGCTCTTCCCCTTTTTTATGCTTGTGTGAAACAATAAAGAAACAATTGGACCGAATCGGTGAGTGCTGCCTCTTATCTTTATATTTGCATGTTTCTTGGACTGAATTGAGACTGAGCACCGCTGAGGTCTGGTATAAGCCGCTAAGCCATCACCACAAGGAATGTTCCTTTTTGAATGTGGAGGAGTGCCGTCCTATTACTTGATCTATCCATGGTTATTACTGttatggagggcactgtggatgtcactgttatggagggcactgtggatgtcactgttatgggggcactgtaaatgtcactgttatgggggcacagtagatgtcactgttatgggggcacagtagatgtcactgttatgggggcacagtagatgtcactgttatgggggcacagtagatgtcactgttatgggggcacagtagatgtcactgttatgggggtaatgtagatgccactgttatggaggcactgtgaatgtcactgttatgagggtactgtgggtgtcactgttatgagggtactgtgggtgtcactgttatgagggtacggtgggtgtcactgttatgagggtactgtgggtgtcactgttatgggagcactgtaaatgtcactgctatgggggcactgtagatgtcactgttatgagggtactgtgggtgtcactgttatgagggtactgtgggtgtcactgttatgagggtactgtgggtgtcactgttatgagggtactgtgggtgtcactgttatgagggtactgtgggtgtcactgttatgagggtactgtgggtgtcactgttatgagaacattgtggatatcactgttatgagggtactgtagatgtcactgttatgggggcactgtagatttttactgttatgggggcactgtagatgtcactgttatgggggcactgtagatttttactgttatgggggcactgtagatgtcactgttatgggggcactgtagatttttactgttatgggggcactgtagatgtcactgttatgggggcactgtagatgtcactggtaTGGGGGTAATGTAGATGTCACTCTTATGGAGGGCACTGTAGAtttttactgttatgggggcactgtagatttttactgctatgggggcactgtagatgtcactgttatgggggcactgtagatgtcactgttatgggggcactgtagatttttactgttatgggggcactgtagatgtcactgttatgggggcactgtagatgtcactggtaTGGGGGTAATGTAGATGTCACTCTTATGGAgggcactgtgggtgtcactgttatgagggtactgtgggtgtcactgttatgacggtactgtgggtgtcactgttatgagggtactgtagatgtcactgttatgagggtactgtggatgtcactgttatgggggcactgtggatgtcactgttatgggggcactgtggatgtcactgttatgggggcactgtggatgtcactgttatgggggcactgtagatgtcactgttatggggggcactatgaatGTCACTATTATGAGGatgttgtggatgtcactgttatggggacactgttgatgtcactgttatggggggcactgtggatgtcactgttatgggagcactgtggatggcactgttatgggggagctgtggatggcactgttatgagggtactgtggatgtcactgttatgagggcactgtagatgtcactgttatgggggcgctgtggatgtcactgttatggattcTTCCCTGTTTTGGGATCCAGTCCCATGTCTCACCAGGACCAATGCCCCATGTTATGAGATATCGCCACTTCAATGGACATAAACATTTTTCCTTAATGCCAGATCATCGATGGGTCACAAAACCGTGACCCTCCATCCATGAAATATGATCTGACCTCACTGATCGCTCATTCTCCCCCACTCGTTGTCACCATCTTCTTGACCCCCGATCCTCCACCATTACTCTACAATCAATCCTTCTGCTTCACCCTATATTTCCATAGAACAATCCTCCACAATACGTTCAGCCGTTCCTCGGAACGCGCTCGCCTTTAATTAACATTCTAACCGGAGAGCTCGCTTTGTGTGCTTGGTCTTTTATTTTCTGTgcctttgaaaagaaaaaaacgccaTAAAGAAGAACTTAAAAGCTTCTTGTAGAAAGCGTGACCCCGCAGACCGTGCGGATCTTTTATCGCCGCTgcagtcgtttttttttttttcctaagtgTTTAAAAGCCTTAATATTGAAGGCCTGTCAACTTTGTCCTGATTATTTGGCTTTCAGTTAAAAGGTTTTTGTTGTTGTAGCTTACGCCGCCgctctgttgccatgggaacgtGACATCAAGCTGACGTTTTCCTGTTTAAAAGCTTTTAACTAAATTCCAGCCTGTCAGCTGTAGGCCCCATTTTATGCTCTCAGACTTCAATCTGTTGCAAAAAGGGTTTCATATGTTCTCTTGTCATTCAAATGCTCCAGCCATGCTCATGCACCAGGCCGGCTTTGCCAAGGGGAACGCAACTTAAATATCATCCCTGAGCCGGGGGGGTTgaggggtggtggtggtgttggtgatgGTGGGGGTCTGTCTGTCTCTTAAGAGCCCTTCCAGCTTCCTTGAGTCATGGCTGCAGCTGAGGTGCCCAGTTACCTGCTCTCCTCTCAGAGTGAGAAGCACAGGAGGGCCAGGAACTGGACCGACGCCGAAATGAGGGGTCTCATGTTGGTCTGGGAAGAATTCTTCGAGGAGCTTAAGCAGACCAAGAGGAACGCCAAAGTTTACGAACGCATGGCCAACAAGCTCTTCGAGATGACCGGAGAACACCGCCAGGGCGAGGAGATCAAGATCAAGATTACCAACATGACTTTCCAGTACAGGTGAGTCCGATTAACCCCTTCGGCTTCCTCTGGGCCTAGCTCAAGGTGGGCAGGCAGAGAGGATTCTGGGTTCGGATTGACTTGTTGGAGGTAGTAATGCTAGGAGAGATATTACCCGTTATGTGGTGGGTGCTGCTGAGAAGACAGGATCGGCCCCTCAGCCATATTAAAACAGCGCAACACCTGTTGGTGTCTGGTAGCGCGGCTCAGCTCTATTAAAGCGGctgaggctgagctgcagtaccgcaCACGACCTGTAGACggatgtggtgctgtttttggaagaaagctgtGGTGTTTTGCTAATCCTTCATAACTCCATGGTATATTCCATTTTGGGGGTCAGGATCGGAAACAGAAGAGGGTCCTCGTACTATGAGATAACGCACCTTCCATTGCGGCAGTAATTGTGACTGGAGGAAGATGGCAGCTGCTTTTAAGGTGGCAGTGGGACCCTCTAACTACTTACCTCTATGTAGGTTGCACATGTGGTAGGTCTGCCTctcttgggggtcatttatcatggtCACAACTTGAAAGTGTCCTGCAGGACTAGGTACAGGAAAGCACCCTCtagggcagggatcagaaacctttgACACTCCAGCtgctgcgaaactacaactcccagcatgcacacttcattggctgttcttgtaactcccatagatgaGAAAGGAggtttctgggagttgtagtttcagaacagctggagtgccagaggtccTAGGAACTAAACTATTAAAAATGGTGGGGTGCAGAGTGGGGGCCACCTACCAAGAGTCTGACTTGTGAGGGAGTTGTGGTGGTGGTGCAAAGTTTGTGCTGCTGGTACACGCACTCACGTCCTAGTTTTAAACCCTGTGGCATGCCATTACGCATAGactctacagatgtagcagagctgagcttgtGATAGTGACTGAACAAATtcacctctgctacatctatgcatgcTGCTTGGACGTTACCTAGAAATTACATGTCGCATTTGGTGTCCTGTAAGATTCAGGTTGTGTATTTGTACCCTTCTCCCCTACAATAGTTACTATTCTCTCTCCAAGTTTGATAATGGATCTTTGCCAGAACCGATAAATCTACGGAGCCGCGACATTTGTGCGTTGAGTTAGTAATGCACTGTAATTGCGGTCCCTGATAACACACTGTAATAAATTCTGCTACATGacaaagtcagctctgctacatctttgaCTTCTGTCTGGAAATGGCTGTTTTTCTGGATGTTGATCTGTTTTGGATTATGTTGCTGCAGTCACATTTTTGCCTTGTTTTCTGGGCAAAGAGACAGAGCTCAGAATTGCTCCCAACAGGAATGTTTTGCCTAATATacatcgtgtgtgtgtgtgtagatatatatatataatttttatataaatttgcAGGATTTCATGAATAAAATACTACGAGAACACTGTCAGATATACTGCGACACCTTCAGAACAGTGCGCAAGATGGGTAACACTGCCAATTTTTATGCCATCTGGCACTTTAGGAATTCTGGGTGCCCACCTCTATGGGGTACTGTACTAGCATCCACTAGTGGTCatattggggattttttttttttatcattccgTTTCAAGATCTAGAAATTTATAGAAAGTGCTCTGCTGAGTATAGAttatcagtagtaaaatcctggactacccctttaaagacaagtaaaactataaggcccctttcacacgggcgttgcgggaaaatgtgcgggtgcgttacgggaacacccgcgattgttctgcgtgagtgcaaaacattgtaatgtgaaaaaaatcgcgcatgtttggtatccgaacttcttcacagaagttcgggcttgggatcggggttctgtaataagggaaaataatagcattctgaatacagaatgcatagtacaatagcgctggaggggttaaaaatataaataaaataatttaactccccttagtccacttgctcgcgtagccggcatctccttctgtcttcatcttagctttgtgtagcaacaaggacctttggtgacgtcacagtcatcacatgatccatcaccatggtaaaagatcatgtgatggatcatgtgatgactgtgacgtcaccaaaggtccttgttgctacacaaagcgaagatgaagacagaaggagatgccggctacgcgaacaagtggactaaggtgagttaaactattatttttttttttaacccctccagcgctattttactatgcattctgtattcagaatgctattattttcccttataaccatgttataagggaaaataataatgatcgggtctccatcccgattgtctcctagcaaccatgcgtgaaaatcgcaccgcatccgcacatgcttgcgattttcctgcaaccccattcacttctatggggcctgcgttgcgtggattatcgcaatgcacaaagaggagcatgctgcgattttcacgcaacgcataagtgatgcgtgaaaatcgccgctcatgtgaacagccctatagaaataaatgggtcggtattcagtgcgggtgcaatgcgttcacctcacgcatcgcatccgcgcagaatactcgcccgtgtgaaaggggcctaagagaaggTTTACTAATCATGCAGATGAGCTGCCCGTTACCCTGGGGGCAGTCCCCAGCTCGGCTCCAGAGTAAGCGCCACCTAATGCCGTCCCCTTGGTCTTGATTGAGAGCATCACTAATCCGGCATCATTGCATTGTGCCCCGCGCTGCACAATGTATGTGCAAGACTTTGTGGTTGAATACAGATATGCTGTCATTCAGGACAAGGGGGCGCCATTTACACAGAAGCGTAAACTTTAGTCGGAGTTGGTGTTATGGTTAGGGCACATTTACATTGCCCTCTGAGGTTTGTGTTCTGTTCACACACATTGTGCCAAAAATGTATATTAATCCCAAAAGAGAAACAGAATAATTCATTtcatgcttaaagggagtctgcaaGCAGTTCTGACTATGCTACACTGCTGACAGCTGGAGGTAGGGGCTGGGACGAGCATGACAAACATACCTTTGGTTAGACTTTTCCTATCAGGTGTAGTGTGAAAATGAACATTTATTCTACCAGATTCTGCTCTCTCAAGTGCCCTGaaggcggagcttcactgtgaatgtGAGTTCACAACCCACCTCAACCCAGCTGTGTTGGTATCTTGGTTGGATGCTACGGCTGTTACTCACAGCAGAGGGGAGAGCCTCATTGTAGAGAGCACTTTAaagtgaagctccacctcctgggcacaaaacttcatattctcactactcctgataagaAAATCTCTGCAAACGATATGTTTGCACTGCTCTCCTCAGCCCTACCTAGTACGGCCAGCAGTTTAGTGTGGTCAGAACTGCTGATAGACACCCTTTAAATCCTGATCTTAGTAATACACATGATTTATATGGAACCTCAAACAACCTATAAAGTAATAATTTTAACTAATAATCCTACATCAGTTAATATATGAAgcagggagagggaggaggagctgtcCTCATAATCTACTGTCAATGGTGTGATCCTGTGTTACCTACCTCCAGCTTTATAAATAGAGGTGTTACCTTTTATTGTAATCCAGCCCCCTGATGATGAAATGACTGCTGactgagcccctgtgatttcatgATTTCTTCAAAAGGCTAGGGTGACtgctcagaattttttttgaagaaTGTCAGCATGTTACTTTATCATCACTATTTGTCTTTCTATAGAAAACTGAAGTGTATGACAGACGGAGAGTCCGTTCCTCCAGACTGGCCTTATTTTAAGACAATTGACCGGATCCTGTCTAAACTACCAGACCAGAGTGATGGAAAGTTACAGCCTGGGCCGTCCACCTCCCAAACTGAGGCTTCCCAGTCCCCGTCTGCAAAGTCCACCCCTCTCTACCTTCCCTATAACCAATTTACATACGAGGAGCGGGAAGGCTGTTTTGAAGACGGCAATTCAGAGAGCTCCACCAGCCTGCAATCCTATAAACTGAGGTACATTACTAGACGGGTTGCATTTTTCTAGAAAGTCACCAGTGTTTGATAGGTCAGTACTATGGACATCCACCTACATGGACATACAggagtggtcctggaaaaaaactaaaagttgccctattttgtagtcaggtccaaatttAAAGAAGGCAGGCTCAACACAGATAGCCAGACTCAACACAGATAGGCAGGACCAGAAATACCATATTGAGCACATTATACAGTCCCAGCTGAGCAAAATACCACAgtgtcacaaaatactgcccccagTAACTGCCCCACTGTGGTGACCAGCACCAGatgccacattctgtcctcctactccaaTTGCCTTAGGATGGcaatgcagttgaattcaggagtcaggagggaagggtcagatcattacttacctggctgtCAGCCGTGAGAAGGGCTCAGGCGGCCACctaggcattggcccaccgggaagtttccctctagggtctatggccagtccacacCTGTTGGCATTTCATATTGGTTTTCCAACCATATCCGAAGCTAATGTAAAAATTCTGCTGGTTGCccttggaaacagacagcggTTTATGTACATTCTGTAGTCAGACATGTAACTTATTACTTCTCTACTTGTTTAACTGTCATCTGAgctccccaaaatgtcatccaaagatAAAAGAAAATGAAGTTGTAAGAAAAGTAAGAAGATAACCAAGACAGATAAAGTTAATTAGGGCCGACCTCAGAGGGCAGTGCAGAACACAGTAccacactgtactgtaaagaggagcTACTAGACAACCAGACACATGG
This portion of the Bufo gargarizans isolate SCDJY-AF-19 chromosome 1, ASM1485885v1, whole genome shotgun sequence genome encodes:
- the MSANTD1 gene encoding myb/SANT-like DNA-binding domain-containing protein 1, producing MAAAEVPSYLLSSQSEKHRRARNWTDAEMRGLMLVWEEFFEELKQTKRNAKVYERMANKLFEMTGEHRQGEEIKIKITNMTFQYRKLKCMTDGESVPPDWPYFKTIDRILSKLPDQSDGKLQPGPSTSQTEASQSPSAKSTPLYLPYNQFTYEEREGCFEDGNSESSTSLQSYKLRSGERAIKKRKLQSSSFQKKKLKIMENMLEEHKRLSRAMEETCREVRRILDQQNIIQVQSLQLQERMMNLLERMINKSSP